The genome window CGCGACGGCCCAGTTGCAACAAGCCTTAGGTCGTGGGCGCTAACGACAATTTCTGCAAAAGCATCAGAGTACCTTGACATACTCAACACAAAGATTCACAGAGTAGAGCTGTCAGAAAAAACGCGAGACATCACAATTACGTGTTATTCAAAGAACAGTCCAATTGACATTGATTCGTTGAGCGGGGGAGAGCAGGTCAGTGTCGCACTGTCATTGAGATTGGGCATGGCACACCTGCTTGGTGCGTCGAATCTAAACTTCATAATACTTGACGAGCCGACAACCCACCTTGACGGGGAACGCAGGCGCGCCCTAGTAAGGGTGCTCTCGCAGCTATCTGACATAACAGGTGTCACAGGGCCTCTCCAGTTCATCATAATAACGCACGATGCAGAAATCTTCGAGGACTCTAGCGTCGAGAAGATATACAAATTTGAGTCAGGCAAGGACGGAACTAAGGTTGCACTGCTCTAGCCGCCGGTAAGCTTGGCAAACTTTTCGTTCTTGCTTAGCTTTTCCATGAACTGAATGTTTGACAGTGCAACTATGGCAGATTCCACCACTGGAACGCTCGGATCGTTGAGCGCTTGTTCCAGCACATGTCTTGCGTCCTTTGCGCCCACCACGCCTAGCGCAATGGCTGCCTCGTGTCGCACAAACATGCTCGGGTCGTGCAGCGTGGCGTCCTCAAGGTGCGGGATGGCGCTTCTGTACCCCATTTGCCCCAATGAAAACGCGGCCTCATGTCGCACAAGCTCGTTCGGGTCGTGCTTTAGCACCTTTGCAATGTACGGGATCTTGTCCTCCCCTCCAAAGTCAACTAGTATGCATGTTGCCCTAGTTCGAACCACATAGTCCTCGTGGGTGATGAGGCTGACAAAATAATCGACGTCTTTTTTTTCATACCTTTCTTCCATCTGCGCGAAAAGTGCGAGCCTTTTTTCCGGTACTGCTTCCATGTATGATTTTGAAATTATTTGTGTACTATATTATCCTAGTTTTGAAAATCAAAGATAGTTGGCATATTTTTAAAGTGAACGACTATCGGACGAGCCAGATAGCATCTTCCTGTTTCCTTGACCAAGTGCATGATCTCCACAGGCGTTAATTTCCGCAGTTCCTGCAGTAATCTGTCTGAACCTAATCCAGTTTCGGCTTTACGTGGAGACTGGTAGGGGGTTCATATTCTTAGCACAACCGACTTACATTTTGCCTATCTCAAATACTGGGAATTTCTTGTATTGGTTTTATTTAGCAAGTTGGTTATTATGTAATTCCCGACAATTCGTCCAAATTGTTTTACAAATCAGGCTCTCACAATAATGATAATATACCAAACAGATTGATTTTCATTGTTGATAGCACAGATAGGGCAAAAGGCGCCAAACTTGGGCGTTTCAAAATGGGTCCAGGGGATGCCGACTAACTTTGATCAGGAAAAAGATCACATCGTGCTAGTTGAGGTGTTCCAGGTAAACTGCCCAGGCTGCTTTCTGTACGGCATTCCAGAGGCAATCAACATTTACCAAAAATATCACTCAGAGGGAGTAACAGTTCTCGGCATTGCCACGGCATTTGAGGATTTTGACAAAAATACGGTAGAGAACCTAGAACTATTGGCAAAGACTGGCGAGACAATCGGCGAGACAAAAAAGGCACTCTCCCAGTACGGCAGGGCAGTGGACGGAAGCAAGATCCCATACAAAATTCCGTTCCCGCTCGGAATGGATCTCTTGACAAAAGAGACAGGAGTCGTAAGCAATGAGAAGGTGACTGATTTCATAAAAAGCCAGCTTCCCGACTTTGACTCACAGCCAGAAGACTACAAATCCCAGATAATACAGCGAGTCAAGGATTATTTCAAGTCAAAGGAGTATTCGGCATACACGTTTGATACGTTTTCCCTGAGGGGCACGCCATCGACCATCCTAGTTGACAGGAAGGGAATTTTGCGCGACGTCTCGTTTGGCCAGACAGGCCACATTGAACAAATGATTCAAGAACTGCTCAACGAGTAACTGGCTTTCTTTTTTGTACGCCATTACGCTACCGGCCGCGATTGCAGCAATTGCAACTGCTACAAATATTGCCGCCACATTCACGGGCTCGCCCTGAATTATTTCAGGTTCCGGCGTAAGTGTGAAGTCGCTTTTCACTTCAAGTGTATGAGTCCCGTTTCCTGAAAACTCTAGCGTTACAAAAGAAATTTGCTGGTTTGCCAGTATTTTGGGGGCGACCTCCTGTTCGTTTAGGAACAAATGAATTTCCCCTTTCGTTATGTTTTGCGGGATTTGCAGCTCCAAGAGATTGTTCTGCAGCCCGCTTGAGATTTGAAACACAAGCGTGTCATTGTAAAACGCCACATCGTCGATGTTAAAGTTTGCAACAGTCTCAATCACATATGTTTTGTCACCAACGTCAACATCGAACTTGGTTTTGAGCCCGGTCTTATCAGAAAGCGGTACGGCAAATGCTGGAACTACTACGATTAAGGATAAAATTAGAAATATAATAAATTTCAATTTAGGCTGGGATTACTCTTTTTCGTAGCTCTTTGTCTTTTGAGATTCTCGGATGTGAAGGATCAGCTAGGATTACTTCGAACCAGTAATGAAATCCGTCCTTGTACAAAAAGTACGAGCCAAGTAGTTTTAGATTCTTGTATTTTTGTACAGTTCTGTTTTCTGCCACCTGCTTCATGCTAACGTCTGCCTTTATTCGAGTTACACCCA of Candidatus Nitrosotenuis sp. DW1 contains these proteins:
- a CDS encoding HEAT repeat domain-containing protein — its product is MEAVPEKRLALFAQMEERYEKKDVDYFVSLITHEDYVVRTRATCILVDFGGEDKIPYIAKVLKHDPNELVRHEAAFSLGQMGYRSAIPHLEDATLHDPSMFVRHEAAIALGVVGAKDARHVLEQALNDPSVPVVESAIVALSNIQFMEKLSKNEKFAKLTGG
- a CDS encoding peroxiredoxin family protein, producing the protein MIAQIGQKAPNLGVSKWVQGMPTNFDQEKDHIVLVEVFQVNCPGCFLYGIPEAINIYQKYHSEGVTVLGIATAFEDFDKNTVENLELLAKTGETIGETKKALSQYGRAVDGSKIPYKIPFPLGMDLLTKETGVVSNEKVTDFIKSQLPDFDSQPEDYKSQIIQRVKDYFKSKEYSAYTFDTFSLRGTPSTILVDRKGILRDVSFGQTGHIEQMIQELLNE